The following coding sequences are from one Fibrobacter sp. UWR4 window:
- a CDS encoding DUF6175 family protein, producing the protein MMNKILASFALVGGFMLVSCADTPKKQDNDAVRERAKTAYAEIKYEEEGVQKADVKDTESAPTIQISNAKFKTIPTVLVAPALTGKMNASIDVVRKNPLAKTAMEVINAYLTNRDYKVVSLESQAQLDEVVDLQSSIAGNDEDLAYVAGLSVGADINITYSGSIQENDIVIDLNASEASTANLLASESVRMKNDGSESQRVLVQKCMQQAIVGLENKVREKLAAQLDQGVQYKVVAHLTGEFTDDQAEEISNMVSSQIRKKFSKMQVISMSRNTYDLMLTVDPAQYEDAQMVYSVFYEDLKDLAKVRKQNITKKLIILEIQ; encoded by the coding sequence ATGATGAATAAAATTCTAGCTTCTTTCGCCCTGGTAGGCGGTTTTATGCTGGTATCCTGCGCAGATACTCCCAAGAAACAGGATAACGATGCTGTTCGTGAACGAGCCAAGACCGCTTATGCAGAAATCAAGTATGAAGAGGAGGGAGTGCAGAAGGCTGATGTGAAGGATACAGAGTCCGCTCCTACGATTCAGATTTCTAACGCCAAGTTTAAGACCATTCCCACCGTTCTTGTTGCACCGGCCCTTACAGGCAAGATGAACGCAAGTATCGACGTGGTTCGCAAAAATCCTCTGGCAAAGACTGCCATGGAAGTGATTAACGCTTACCTTACGAATCGAGACTATAAGGTGGTTAGCCTTGAAAGTCAGGCTCAGCTGGACGAAGTAGTGGACTTGCAGTCTTCCATTGCTGGTAACGATGAAGACTTGGCTTATGTGGCGGGCCTATCCGTGGGTGCTGATATCAATATCACTTATTCTGGTTCCATTCAGGAAAATGATATTGTTATTGACTTGAATGCTAGCGAAGCCTCTACGGCAAATCTTCTGGCTAGTGAATCCGTCCGTATGAAGAACGATGGTAGTGAATCCCAGAGAGTCCTGGTCCAGAAATGCATGCAGCAGGCTATTGTGGGTCTTGAGAATAAGGTCCGTGAAAAGCTTGCAGCCCAGCTGGATCAAGGGGTGCAATATAAGGTGGTTGCCCATCTGACTGGCGAATTTACGGACGATCAGGCGGAAGAAATTTCCAACATGGTTTCTTCCCAGATTCGTAAGAAGTTCAGCAAGATGCAGGTGATTTCCATGAGCCGAAACACCTACGATTTGATGTTGACCGTGGATCCTGCCCAGTATGAAGACGCCCAGATGGTTTATTCAGTTTTTTATGAAGACCTGAAGGACCTTGCTAAGGTTCGTAAGCAGAACATTACTAAGAAATTGATTATTCTGGAAATTCAGTAA
- a CDS encoding aconitate hydratase, translated as MLFNFDMIQKVYAKMPARVDGARKLLGRPLTLAEKILYTHLIDGAESKQYVRGTDFAEFNPDRVAMQDATAQMALLQFTTAGKSKVAVPSSVHCDHLIIAKEGVEIDLPKAKSDSKEVYDFLQSVSAKYGIDCWLPGAGIIHQVVLENYAFPGGMMIGTDSHTVNAGGLGMLAIGVGGADAVDAMVGLPWELKYPKMIGVKLTGKLQGFATAKDIILKLAGILTVKGGTNAIIEYFGEGARSLSATGKATIANMGAEVGATCSTFSYDDSMSRYLKVTGRAEVAEAADKIASYLQADPEVEAEPEKYFDRVVEIDLSTLVPHYNGPFSPDRAFAVTDMAESIKATEAKPESTPVVSAALIGSCTNSSYEDLFMAASMIKQALAKGLTPKCPLIINPGSEQVRYTAERDGLIDLFKQFGATIMTNACGPCIGRWDRAGADKKELNTIVHSFNRNFAKRADGNPNTHAFVASPLMAVIAALSGDIRFNPMTDTLVNMEGKAVKLDPPEQCELPPKGFDVKDAGFQAPAEDGSSITVSINPESKRLQVLAPFAAWDGKDIAGAPILIKAKGKCTTDHISMAGPWLNYRGHLENISNNMLIGAVNAFNGETNKVLCQCGEYKEVPELAKVYKAKGTGSIVIGDENYGEGSSREHAAMEPRFLGVKAVIVKSFARIHETNLKKQGMLALTFANPADYDKIQEQDVFDIQGLTAFAPGKPFTLVAHHKDGSVDNITLNHTYNDQQWAWFKAGSALNLIKLNNK; from the coding sequence ATGCTTTTCAATTTCGACATGATCCAGAAGGTCTATGCCAAGATGCCAGCCCGCGTTGACGGCGCCCGCAAGCTCCTTGGCCGCCCCCTCACCCTTGCAGAAAAGATTCTCTACACCCATTTGATCGACGGTGCAGAATCCAAGCAGTATGTTCGTGGTACTGATTTTGCCGAATTTAACCCGGACCGCGTTGCCATGCAGGACGCAACCGCCCAGATGGCACTCCTCCAGTTTACAACTGCTGGAAAATCCAAGGTCGCTGTTCCAAGTTCTGTACATTGCGACCACTTGATCATCGCCAAGGAAGGTGTGGAAATTGACCTTCCCAAGGCAAAGTCCGACAGTAAGGAAGTGTACGACTTCCTCCAGTCCGTTTCCGCAAAGTACGGCATTGACTGCTGGCTTCCGGGCGCAGGCATTATTCACCAGGTGGTTCTCGAAAACTACGCCTTCCCGGGTGGTATGATGATCGGTACCGACTCCCACACAGTGAACGCAGGCGGTCTCGGCATGCTGGCTATCGGTGTTGGCGGTGCTGACGCTGTGGACGCCATGGTTGGCCTCCCCTGGGAATTGAAGTACCCGAAGATGATCGGTGTGAAGCTCACCGGTAAGCTCCAGGGCTTTGCAACCGCTAAGGACATCATCCTGAAGCTAGCTGGCATCCTCACCGTTAAGGGCGGCACCAACGCTATTATTGAATACTTCGGCGAAGGCGCACGTAGCCTCTCCGCTACCGGCAAGGCTACCATCGCCAACATGGGTGCAGAAGTGGGTGCCACCTGCTCTACCTTCAGCTACGATGATTCCATGAGCCGTTACCTCAAGGTTACCGGCCGTGCAGAAGTTGCCGAAGCCGCCGACAAGATCGCTTCTTACCTCCAGGCAGACCCGGAAGTTGAAGCCGAACCGGAAAAGTACTTCGACCGCGTTGTGGAAATCGACCTTTCCACCCTCGTTCCCCATTACAATGGTCCCTTCAGCCCGGACCGCGCATTTGCCGTTACCGACATGGCAGAATCCATCAAGGCAACTGAAGCTAAGCCGGAATCCACTCCTGTTGTTTCCGCAGCCCTCATCGGTTCCTGCACCAACTCCAGCTACGAAGATTTGTTCATGGCAGCAAGCATGATCAAGCAGGCTCTGGCCAAGGGTCTTACCCCCAAGTGCCCGCTGATCATCAACCCGGGTTCCGAACAGGTCCGCTACACTGCAGAACGCGACGGTCTCATCGACCTGTTCAAGCAGTTTGGCGCAACCATCATGACCAACGCCTGCGGTCCTTGCATTGGCCGTTGGGACCGTGCAGGAGCCGACAAGAAGGAACTGAACACCATCGTTCACTCCTTCAACCGTAACTTTGCAAAGCGCGCCGATGGCAACCCCAACACCCACGCTTTCGTCGCCTCTCCGTTGATGGCTGTGATTGCAGCCCTCTCTGGCGACATTCGTTTCAACCCCATGACCGACACTCTCGTGAACATGGAAGGCAAGGCTGTTAAGCTGGATCCTCCTGAACAGTGCGAACTGCCGCCTAAGGGCTTCGACGTGAAGGACGCCGGTTTCCAGGCTCCTGCAGAAGACGGTTCCTCCATTACCGTGAGCATCAACCCCGAAAGCAAGCGCCTCCAGGTTCTGGCACCCTTTGCCGCATGGGACGGCAAGGACATCGCCGGTGCCCCCATCCTGATCAAGGCCAAGGGCAAGTGCACCACCGACCATATCTCCATGGCTGGTCCGTGGCTCAACTACCGCGGTCATCTGGAAAACATTTCCAACAACATGCTCATCGGTGCCGTGAACGCATTCAATGGCGAAACCAACAAGGTTCTCTGCCAGTGTGGCGAATACAAGGAAGTTCCGGAACTGGCCAAGGTTTACAAGGCCAAGGGCACAGGCTCCATCGTGATCGGTGACGAAAACTACGGTGAAGGCTCCAGCCGCGAACACGCTGCCATGGAACCCCGCTTCCTGGGCGTCAAGGCCGTGATCGTGAAGAGCTTCGCCCGTATTCACGAAACCAACCTGAAGAAGCAGGGTATGCTGGCCCTCACCTTCGCAAATCCTGCCGATTACGACAAGATTCAGGAACAGGATGTGTTCGACATCCAGGGTCTCACCGCCTTTGCTCCGGGCAAGCCCTTCACTCTGGTAGCCCACCACAAGGACGGCTCCGTCGACAATATCACTTTGAACCACACCTACAACGATCAGCAGTGGGCATGGTTCAAGGCCGGTTCCGCCCTGAACTTGATTAAGCTCAACAACAAGTAA